Proteins co-encoded in one Pseudomonas fluorescens genomic window:
- a CDS encoding aminotransferase, whose amino-acid sequence MSFATLIHRASLPGPQVTAEQALQVLEQHYGLGGTLQALGSQQDLNYRVDSERGRFVLKICRGDYSLVELQAQHAGLKYLVEHCDVHVPRVIPASDGQDLLSLEIGGEAVHVRLLDYIEGQSLTALDHLGHEVVAGFGRLCGEMDLALAGFDHPGLERTLQWDARHAGALIEHLLPVIEDRQQRGLIADAAEQARRRLQPLLDKLPVQAIHMDITDDNVVWQRDARRHWQMQGVIDFGDLVRTWRITDLSVTCAALLHHAGGDPFVILPAVQAYHAVNPLQHEELQALWPLIVTRAAVLVLSGEQQVSIDPGNTYSRDNLAHEWEIFRVATSVPLALMEAAILSAVGQALPAIDSEGFAPLLPELVGREFALIDLGVLSAHFEAGNWEQPVIDQRLLSEAAAIHGLAASRYGQYRLSRTRPDSAGEPETFPLHVELRVPCGAAVEAPFAGVLHLSADGALRLDGPNLSVRLWGVTPSLHSGAALVKGQVLGSVDGPLIVQLVRDAHLEAPLFCTPTRAPAWQVLSPSPAALLGLACDAEPELDAKALLARRDASFARTQKHYYVDPPRIERGWRNHLIDMQGRSYLDMLNNVAVLGHGHPRMAAVASRQWSLLNTNSRFNYAAVAEFSERLLKLAPEGMDRVFLVNSGSEANDLAIRLAWAYSGGRDMLSVLEAYHGWTVGADAVSTSIADNPQALSSRPDWVHPVTAPNIYRGEFRGLDSAPDYVRSVEHNLAKIDEQKRQLAGFICEPVYGNAGGISLPPGYLKKVYELVRARGGVCIADEVQVGYGRMGNFFWGFEEQGVVPDIITMAKGMGNGQPLGAVITRREIAEALEAEGYFFSSAGGSPVSCQIGMAVLDVMEEEKLWENAQVVGGYFKQRLEALIDKHPLVGAVHGSGFYLGVELIRNRQTLEPATEETTLLCDRLRELGIFMQPTGDDLNILKIKPPMVTSRQSVDFFVDMLSKVLEEGL is encoded by the coding sequence ATGTCGTTCGCCACGCTGATTCACCGCGCCAGTCTGCCCGGCCCGCAGGTCACTGCGGAGCAAGCCTTGCAAGTGTTGGAGCAACATTACGGGTTGGGCGGCACATTACAGGCGCTGGGCAGCCAGCAGGATCTCAACTATCGCGTAGACAGCGAACGCGGGCGATTCGTACTGAAGATCTGTCGCGGCGACTATTCGCTGGTGGAGCTGCAGGCCCAGCATGCCGGCCTGAAGTATCTGGTCGAACATTGCGATGTCCACGTTCCCCGGGTCATCCCGGCCAGTGACGGCCAGGACCTGTTGTCGCTGGAAATCGGTGGAGAAGCGGTGCACGTGCGGCTGCTCGACTACATCGAGGGCCAGTCTCTGACGGCCCTGGATCATCTCGGCCACGAGGTGGTTGCCGGATTCGGTCGACTCTGCGGTGAAATGGATCTGGCCCTGGCCGGGTTCGACCATCCAGGACTTGAACGTACATTGCAGTGGGATGCGCGCCATGCCGGCGCCCTGATCGAGCACCTGCTGCCAGTGATCGAGGACCGGCAACAGCGCGGTCTGATCGCCGATGCCGCCGAGCAGGCTCGACGGCGCCTGCAACCGCTGCTGGACAAATTGCCGGTGCAGGCGATCCACATGGACATCACCGATGACAACGTGGTCTGGCAGCGCGATGCCCGGCGTCACTGGCAAATGCAAGGCGTCATCGATTTCGGTGATCTGGTGCGCACCTGGCGCATCACCGATCTGTCGGTCACCTGCGCCGCGCTGCTGCATCACGCCGGGGGCGATCCGTTCGTGATCCTGCCGGCGGTGCAGGCCTATCACGCAGTCAATCCGTTGCAACACGAAGAATTGCAGGCACTGTGGCCGCTGATCGTGACGCGCGCGGCAGTGCTGGTGCTCAGTGGCGAGCAACAGGTCAGCATCGATCCGGGCAATACCTACAGCCGTGACAATCTTGCGCATGAGTGGGAAATCTTCCGGGTCGCCACTTCGGTGCCTCTGGCGCTGATGGAAGCGGCGATCCTCTCGGCGGTCGGGCAGGCGTTGCCAGCCATCGACAGTGAAGGTTTCGCACCTTTGTTGCCGGAGCTGGTGGGGCGCGAATTCGCGTTGATCGATCTGGGTGTTCTGAGCGCGCACTTCGAGGCGGGCAACTGGGAGCAGCCGGTCATCGATCAACGTCTGTTGAGTGAAGCCGCCGCGATCCATGGTCTGGCTGCCAGTCGATACGGGCAGTACCGTTTGTCCCGCACCCGGCCTGACAGCGCCGGGGAACCTGAGACGTTTCCGCTGCACGTCGAGTTGCGTGTGCCTTGCGGGGCAGCAGTCGAAGCGCCGTTCGCCGGCGTGCTGCATCTGTCGGCTGACGGCGCGCTGCGACTCGACGGCCCGAATCTGAGCGTGCGCCTGTGGGGTGTGACGCCCTCGCTGCACAGCGGCGCGGCGCTGGTCAAAGGACAGGTTCTGGGATCGGTGGACGGTCCGTTGATTGTGCAACTGGTCCGCGATGCGCATCTGGAGGCGCCGCTGTTCTGTACGCCGACCCGTGCTCCGGCGTGGCAGGTACTGTCGCCATCGCCGGCAGCGCTGCTGGGCCTGGCCTGCGACGCCGAGCCCGAGCTGGATGCGAAAGCCCTGCTTGCCCGTCGTGACGCCAGTTTCGCCCGCACTCAAAAACATTATTACGTCGACCCGCCGCGTATCGAACGCGGCTGGCGCAATCACCTGATCGACATGCAAGGCCGTTCCTACCTCGACATGCTCAATAACGTCGCGGTGCTCGGGCACGGTCATCCACGCATGGCGGCGGTCGCGAGCCGACAGTGGTCGTTGCTCAATACCAATTCGCGGTTCAACTATGCGGCGGTCGCCGAGTTTTCCGAACGTTTGCTGAAACTGGCGCCGGAGGGCATGGACCGGGTGTTCCTGGTCAACAGCGGCAGCGAAGCCAATGATCTGGCGATTCGCCTGGCCTGGGCCTACAGCGGCGGGCGCGACATGCTCAGTGTGCTGGAGGCCTATCACGGCTGGACGGTCGGCGCAGATGCGGTGTCGACCTCGATCGCCGACAACCCGCAGGCTCTGAGCAGTCGTCCGGACTGGGTGCACCCGGTGACCGCGCCGAATATCTATCGGGGCGAATTCCGGGGGCTCGATTCGGCGCCGGACTACGTGCGCAGCGTCGAACACAACCTGGCCAAAATCGACGAGCAGAAACGCCAACTGGCCGGGTTCATCTGCGAGCCGGTCTACGGCAATGCAGGCGGGATCTCGCTGCCACCCGGTTATCTGAAAAAAGTTTATGAATTGGTGCGTGCTCGAGGCGGTGTGTGCATCGCCGACGAGGTACAGGTCGGTTATGGGCGTATGGGGAATTTCTTCTGGGGCTTCGAAGAGCAAGGCGTGGTGCCGGACATCATCACCATGGCCAAGGGCATGGGTAATGGCCAGCCGCTGGGCGCCGTGATCACCCGGCGGGAAATCGCCGAAGCGCTGGAGGCCGAGGGTTACTTCTTCTCGTCCGCTGGCGGCAGTCCGGTGAGCTGCCAGATCGGCATGGCCGTGCTTGATGTGATGGAAGAGGAAAAACTCTGGGAAAACGCCCAGGTGGTCGGCGGGTACTTCAAGCAGCGGCTGGAGGCATTGATCGATAAACATCCGCTGGTCGGTGCGGTGCATGGCTCGGGGTTCTATCTGGGGGTCGAACTGATCCGCAATCGCCAGACCCTGGAGCCGGCGACCGAAGAAACCACGCTGCTGTGTGATCGCCTGCGGGAGCTGGGGATCTTCATGCAGCCGACCGGCGATGACTTGAACATCCTCAAGATCAAACCGCCGATGGTCACCTCGCGTCAGAGTGTGGATTTCTTTGTCGACATGCTGTCGAAGGTGCTGGAAGAAGGCCTCTGA
- the aguA gene encoding agmatine deiminase — translation MTTLKSTPRADGFYMPAEWAPQTQTWMIWPERPDNWRLGGKPAQVAHAAVAKAIARFEPVTVAVSAGQYENARARLDVPNIRVVEMSSDDAWVRDSGPTFVINNSGEVRGVNWDFNAWGGFDGGLYSPWNRDSQVGGKILEIERSPRYRTEGFVLEGGSIHVDGEGTLITTEECLLNRNRNPHLGREEIEAVLRDNLSVDKIIWLPDGLFNDETDGHVDNFCCYVRPGEVLLAWTDDPQDPNYPRCQAAMKVLESSTDAKGRPFTVHKMPIPGPLFATEEECAGVDPVDGTQERNPSVRLAGSYVNFLIVNGGIIAPSFDDPMDAPAREILQNLFPQHEVVMVPGRELLLGGGNIHCLTQQQPAPHKE, via the coding sequence ATGACCACCTTGAAAAGTACCCCACGCGCCGATGGCTTCTACATGCCGGCCGAGTGGGCGCCGCAAACCCAGACCTGGATGATCTGGCCCGAGCGTCCGGACAACTGGCGTCTGGGCGGCAAGCCGGCGCAGGTTGCTCATGCTGCCGTGGCCAAGGCCATCGCGCGTTTCGAACCGGTGACCGTGGCGGTGTCCGCCGGCCAGTACGAAAATGCTCGCGCGCGCCTTGATGTGCCGAATATCCGCGTGGTCGAGATGTCCAGCGATGACGCCTGGGTCCGCGACAGCGGCCCGACCTTCGTGATCAACAACAGCGGCGAAGTGCGCGGTGTGAACTGGGACTTCAACGCCTGGGGCGGTTTTGACGGAGGCCTGTATTCGCCGTGGAACCGCGATTCCCAGGTCGGTGGCAAGATCCTCGAGATCGAGCGCAGCCCGCGCTATCGCACCGAAGGCTTTGTGCTCGAAGGCGGCTCGATTCATGTCGACGGTGAAGGCACCCTGATCACCACCGAAGAATGCCTGCTCAACCGCAATCGCAACCCGCACCTGGGTCGTGAAGAAATCGAAGCGGTGCTGCGCGACAACCTGTCCGTGGACAAGATCATCTGGCTGCCGGATGGCCTGTTCAACGACGAAACCGACGGCCATGTGGATAACTTCTGCTGCTACGTGCGTCCGGGCGAAGTGCTGCTGGCGTGGACCGACGATCCGCAGGATCCGAACTACCCGCGCTGCCAGGCTGCGATGAAAGTGCTGGAAAGCAGCACCGACGCCAAGGGGCGCCCGTTCACGGTGCACAAGATGCCGATTCCGGGGCCGCTGTTTGCCACCGAAGAGGAATGCGCAGGCGTGGACCCGGTGGATGGCACTCAGGAGCGCAACCCGAGCGTGCGTCTGGCCGGTTCCTACGTGAACTTCCTGATCGTCAACGGCGGCATCATCGCGCCGAGTTTCGACGATCCAATGGATGCTCCGGCCCGTGAGATTCTGCAGAACCTGTTCCCGCAACACGAAGTGGTGATGGTGCCGGGTCGCGAACTGTTACTGGGGGGCGGCAATATTCACTGCCTTACCCAACAGCAACCCGCTCCGCACAAAGAGTGA
- a CDS encoding TonB-dependent receptor, which produces MPAPFRLTPVTLGLSAVLSSGFAYSATELPATSISAEAQADDPRVKVSNTATRTSTPVRYVPQAIDSIKTANVADYGINDIEDALSGIPNVSGAGDTRFDSLRIRGFDASNDFYLDGIRDDSQYKRDLHNIERVEVLKGPAAVLYGRGSQGGIVNRVSKAPESGRRSTIEAQGGSEDLRSLYADLSADPSENISLRLNMGNMDENSFRDGVSGNRKLFAPSMSWQLTPDLNWLVQYEYSRYNRTPDRGIPGVGGRPADVGRDTTYGNDHDFIDDKAQSLRSKLSYEINDNWQLRHTLGVFKLDSDFDNTYLTGFDAKTNKVTRQHWQQDLTTRNVFNNVELEGGFDTFGLEHRLLTGLETGSQRRDPTLYNAATSGRGSSAVPSLDLYNPDRNLRHNGRMQVSSSSHTEVESRAIYVQDQLRLNDQWQLLAGLRYDTFDIESTNKLRNISEDRDSHSTSPRFGVVWTPLQNHSFYASWTKTFSPVGGGLIGITPGAAGNTNDLSPELTKQKEIGVKSDWLDDRLSTTLAIYELELYNRRTTDPNDPTLTVLSGLQRSRGIELTGTGKIVGNWYVRGGFGVQDATIEKDNNGLEGKRVNNVAKHNGSLFLTWKPEMGWYGETGLTLVGQRYADNANTTVLPGYGRWDALVGYRHKDWDLRAALNNITDREYYASATSAFQIQPGAPRSLVMTGTYSF; this is translated from the coding sequence ATGCCTGCCCCGTTCCGTCTTACGCCCGTCACGCTTGGGCTTTCTGCCGTTTTGTCCTCCGGTTTCGCTTACTCCGCGACCGAACTTCCCGCCACTTCGATCAGCGCTGAAGCGCAGGCCGACGACCCGCGCGTAAAGGTCAGCAACACCGCAACCCGTACGTCCACCCCCGTGCGCTACGTGCCGCAGGCGATCGATTCGATCAAGACTGCCAACGTCGCGGATTACGGCATCAATGACATCGAAGACGCCCTGAGCGGGATTCCCAACGTCAGCGGCGCAGGCGATACGCGCTTCGACAGCCTGCGCATCCGGGGTTTCGACGCCAGCAACGACTTCTATCTGGACGGCATCCGCGACGACAGCCAGTACAAGCGCGATCTGCACAACATCGAACGCGTCGAAGTGCTCAAGGGGCCGGCCGCCGTGCTGTACGGCCGTGGCAGCCAGGGCGGGATCGTCAACCGTGTGAGCAAGGCGCCCGAATCCGGCCGCCGCTCGACCATCGAGGCCCAGGGCGGCAGCGAAGATCTGCGCAGCCTGTACGCCGACCTCAGCGCCGACCCGAGCGAGAACATCAGCCTGCGCCTGAACATGGGCAACATGGACGAGAACAGCTTCCGCGACGGTGTCAGCGGCAACCGCAAACTGTTTGCGCCGTCGATGAGCTGGCAGCTTACGCCTGACCTGAACTGGCTGGTGCAGTACGAATACAGCCGCTACAACCGTACGCCGGATCGCGGCATTCCCGGCGTCGGTGGACGTCCGGCGGATGTTGGCCGAGACACGACCTACGGCAACGATCACGACTTCATCGATGACAAGGCACAGTCCCTGCGCTCGAAGCTGAGCTATGAAATCAACGACAACTGGCAACTGCGCCACACCCTCGGTGTGTTCAAGCTCGACAGCGATTTCGACAACACCTACCTCACCGGTTTCGATGCGAAGACCAACAAGGTCACCCGCCAGCACTGGCAACAGGACCTGACCACCCGCAACGTATTCAACAACGTCGAACTGGAAGGTGGATTCGACACCTTCGGCCTCGAACACCGCTTGCTGACCGGCCTCGAAACCGGCAGCCAGCGCCGCGACCCGACGCTGTACAACGCGGCAACCTCCGGACGCGGCAGCTCCGCAGTGCCATCGCTGGACCTGTACAACCCGGATCGCAATCTGCGCCACAACGGCCGTATGCAGGTGTCGAGCAGCAGCCATACAGAAGTCGAAAGTCGCGCGATCTACGTTCAGGACCAACTGCGCCTGAACGATCAATGGCAACTGCTGGCAGGCCTGCGCTATGACACCTTCGATATCGAGTCGACCAACAAACTGCGCAACATCTCCGAGGACCGTGACAGCCACAGCACCAGCCCGCGTTTCGGTGTGGTCTGGACGCCGCTGCAGAACCACTCGTTCTACGCCTCGTGGACCAAGACCTTCTCGCCGGTGGGCGGCGGTCTGATCGGTATCACTCCAGGCGCAGCCGGCAATACCAACGACCTGAGCCCGGAACTGACCAAGCAGAAAGAGATTGGAGTGAAGAGTGACTGGCTCGACGATCGCCTGAGCACCACCCTCGCCATCTACGAGCTGGAACTCTACAACCGTCGCACCACCGATCCGAACGACCCGACCCTGACTGTACTCAGCGGTCTGCAGCGTTCGCGGGGGATCGAGTTGACCGGTACCGGCAAGATCGTCGGCAACTGGTACGTGCGCGGCGGCTTCGGCGTGCAGGACGCGACCATCGAGAAGGACAACAACGGCCTGGAAGGCAAACGCGTCAACAATGTCGCCAAGCACAACGGCAGCCTGTTCCTGACCTGGAAACCGGAGATGGGCTGGTACGGCGAAACCGGCCTGACCCTGGTCGGCCAGCGTTACGCCGACAACGCCAACACCACCGTGCTGCCGGGCTATGGGCGCTGGGACGCTCTGGTCGGTTACCGCCACAAGGACTGGGACCTGCGCGCAGCGCTGAACAACATCACCGACCGCGAGTATTACGCGTCGGCCACCAGCGCCTTCCAGATCCAGCCAGGCGCGCCGCGCAGCCTGGTCATGACCGGTACCTACAGCTTCTGA
- a CDS encoding DsbA family protein — MTLHYIYDPLCGWCYGAKPLVQAAQQVLPVIAHAGGMMTGANRQSVSPQLRNYVIPHDRRIAEYTGQPFGEAYFEGLLRDHTAVFDSTPPIAAVMAAERLDGRGLELLGRLQTAHYVEGRRIADEVVLVECAVEMGYEADTFLKNLKATDTDQHIKNSRALLAKLGGQGFPTFALEQDGQFTLIDIGPWLGKPQAFAQWLSESVPSAPVVQALPVCGLDGCA; from the coding sequence ATGACTCTTCATTACATCTACGACCCGCTGTGTGGCTGGTGCTACGGCGCCAAGCCGCTGGTACAGGCCGCACAGCAAGTTCTGCCGGTGATCGCCCATGCTGGCGGCATGATGACCGGTGCCAACCGTCAGAGCGTTTCACCGCAACTGCGCAATTACGTGATACCTCACGACCGACGCATTGCCGAATACACCGGACAGCCGTTTGGCGAAGCCTATTTCGAAGGTCTGTTGCGTGATCACACGGCGGTATTTGATTCCACGCCACCGATTGCCGCTGTCATGGCAGCAGAACGCCTCGATGGGCGTGGCCTGGAACTGCTGGGTCGTTTGCAAACCGCACACTATGTAGAAGGCCGGCGGATTGCCGATGAGGTCGTGCTCGTGGAGTGCGCGGTAGAGATGGGCTACGAGGCGGACACTTTCCTCAAAAACCTCAAGGCCACTGATACCGATCAACACATAAAGAACAGCCGCGCATTGTTGGCGAAACTCGGTGGTCAAGGCTTTCCAACCTTTGCACTGGAACAGGACGGTCAGTTCACTCTGATCGATATCGGCCCGTGGCTCGGCAAACCGCAGGCCTTTGCACAGTGGTTGAGCGAGTCCGTTCCGTCGGCACCCGTGGTGCAAGCCTTGCCGGTCTGTGGCCTCGATGGTTGTGCGTGA
- a CDS encoding OprD family porin, producing the protein MLNKRISLIALGMLSATSAMANDQAESKGFVEDSSLKVLLRNAYINRDYKDGNQDKAEWGQAAIGTFSSGFTQGTVGVGVDAFGLYALRLDGGKGRSGAGGIDFFKRGDSGNAADDLSKGGAAVKFRISNTVLTYGDQMPALPVLSYDNVRLLPESYTGTLITSKEIKGLQLDAGRFTAESRKSAEGRDSGGLKSINVLGGSYQFTEQFKAALYASDVEDVLKKQYVNANYVFPIDKDQSLTLDFNGYRTKLDNSYVRENGVTGDDNKIWSLAATFATGPHSFTVAHQRSTGDSNLGYAYGGYQKGQGRVGDGGNTIYLANSYWSDFNAEDERSWQLGYGLDFGAFGVPGLSYNFAYVRGDNITTSTSEGGTEREIFNQFKYVVQSGPAKDLSVKVRSSILRVSQKSSEYNVSGNELRVFVDYPINIF; encoded by the coding sequence ATGTTGAACAAGCGAATCAGTTTGATCGCACTGGGGATGTTGAGTGCCACTTCGGCCATGGCTAACGACCAGGCCGAGTCCAAGGGTTTTGTTGAAGACAGCAGCCTCAAAGTGCTGCTGCGCAATGCCTACATCAATCGTGACTACAAAGACGGCAACCAGGACAAAGCGGAATGGGGCCAAGCGGCCATCGGTACGTTCTCGTCCGGTTTCACCCAGGGCACCGTCGGTGTCGGTGTGGATGCCTTCGGTCTGTACGCACTGCGCCTGGATGGCGGCAAGGGCCGCAGCGGTGCGGGCGGTATCGACTTCTTCAAGCGCGGTGACAGCGGTAACGCTGCCGACGACCTGTCGAAGGGCGGTGCAGCCGTCAAATTCCGTATCTCCAACACCGTACTGACCTACGGCGACCAGATGCCGGCCCTGCCGGTGCTGAGTTACGACAACGTGCGCCTGCTGCCGGAAAGCTACACCGGTACCTTGATCACCTCCAAAGAGATCAAAGGTCTGCAACTGGATGCCGGTCGTTTCACCGCCGAATCGCGGAAAAGCGCTGAAGGCCGTGACAGCGGTGGTCTGAAGTCGATCAACGTGTTGGGCGGCAGCTACCAGTTCACCGAACAGTTCAAGGCTGCGCTGTACGCTTCCGACGTCGAAGACGTGCTGAAGAAGCAATACGTGAACGCCAACTACGTGTTCCCGATCGACAAGGATCAGTCCCTGACCCTGGACTTCAATGGTTACCGCACCAAGCTGGACAACTCCTATGTCCGCGAAAACGGCGTAACCGGCGACGACAACAAGATCTGGAGCCTGGCAGCCACTTTCGCCACCGGCCCGCACTCGTTCACCGTGGCGCACCAGCGCTCCACCGGCGACAGCAACCTGGGTTACGCCTATGGCGGCTACCAGAAAGGCCAAGGTCGCGTGGGTGACGGTGGCAACACCATCTACCTGGCCAACTCCTACTGGTCGGACTTCAACGCTGAAGACGAGCGCAGCTGGCAACTGGGCTACGGCCTGGACTTCGGCGCATTCGGTGTTCCGGGTCTGAGCTACAACTTCGCTTACGTGCGTGGCGACAACATCACCACATCCACCAGCGAAGGCGGCACCGAGCGCGAAATCTTCAACCAGTTCAAGTACGTCGTGCAGAGTGGCCCGGCCAAGGACCTGAGCGTGAAAGTGCGTAGCTCGATCCTGCGTGTTTCGCAGAAATCCAGCGAATACAACGTCAGCGGCAACGAGTTGCGTGTGTTCGTGGATTACCCGATCAACATCTTCTGA
- a CDS encoding 2OG-Fe dioxygenase family protein, translated as MIVLTREVGESLRRDKYANVQGADFNLYGHFADFVRLTKSWENMEPDSYYGQAEAGMRYRRYSDFEYNPKTRELKQLEHRAYVQSKENNAYVGGVVRHFQDFSDEVITSPVMRSLIDTDFEVYKSVLPEELHNEIWQCQIHQIRIEIKPGKQLEITPEGIHCDGYPFSGVHFWGRNNVEGAESRLYDIHEQQLASTTYQEILDTTYFLDRDMRHYVTPARNTHSHAMAYRQILAISFSRPGTAFDIVR; from the coding sequence ATGATCGTTTTAACCAGAGAAGTGGGCGAATCGCTACGGCGCGACAAATACGCCAATGTGCAGGGTGCTGACTTCAATCTCTACGGTCATTTCGCCGACTTTGTCAGACTGACCAAAAGTTGGGAAAACATGGAGCCTGACAGTTACTACGGTCAGGCCGAAGCCGGCATGCGTTACCGTCGTTACAGCGACTTTGAATACAACCCCAAGACGCGCGAGCTGAAGCAGCTGGAACACCGCGCGTACGTGCAGTCCAAGGAGAACAACGCCTACGTGGGCGGCGTTGTGCGGCACTTCCAGGACTTCTCCGACGAAGTGATTACTTCGCCGGTGATGCGCAGCCTGATCGACACCGATTTCGAAGTGTACAAAAGCGTGTTGCCGGAAGAGTTGCACAATGAAATCTGGCAATGCCAGATCCATCAGATCCGCATCGAGATCAAACCCGGCAAACAACTGGAAATCACGCCGGAAGGCATCCACTGCGACGGTTACCCGTTCAGCGGTGTGCACTTCTGGGGTCGCAACAATGTCGAGGGGGCCGAAAGCCGCCTGTACGACATTCACGAGCAGCAACTGGCGTCGACCACCTACCAGGAAATTCTCGACACCACTTACTTCCTCGACCGCGACATGCGCCACTACGTCACGCCGGCGCGCAACACCCACTCCCATGCCATGGCGTACCGGCAGATTCTGGCGATTTCCTTCTCGCGGCCCGGGACCGCTTTCGACATTGTTCGCTAA
- a CDS encoding GNAT family N-acetyltransferase, whose amino-acid sequence MERFFRQFDEVSFCEWQDAKCLRGVLIQKTTTAYLAFDVEGEIVGAVLGGMLGSRGTINHLAVSARYRSQGVGQRLVEAASADMKRVGVLRMFLFVDDANLAGKRFWTAQGFCEPHGERTFERDL is encoded by the coding sequence ATGGAGCGTTTCTTCCGCCAGTTCGACGAAGTGTCGTTCTGTGAATGGCAGGACGCCAAATGCCTGCGCGGCGTGCTGATCCAGAAAACCACCACGGCCTATCTCGCCTTCGACGTCGAAGGCGAGATCGTCGGTGCGGTGCTGGGCGGCATGCTCGGCAGTCGCGGCACGATCAACCATCTGGCTGTCAGCGCGCGCTATCGCAGCCAGGGTGTGGGGCAGCGGCTGGTGGAAGCGGCGTCAGCCGACATGAAACGGGTCGGTGTGCTGCGGATGTTTCTGTTCGTTGACGATGCTAACCTCGCGGGCAAGCGTTTCTGGACGGCCCAGGGTTTTTGCGAGCCTCACGGCGAACGGACATTTGAGAGGGATCTATGA